The DNA segment TCCGCCTGATCGCGCGCGGGATGTCGAACAAAGAGATCAGCGCGAAGCTCCACCTCTCGGAAAAGACGGTCAAGAACCACATCAGCCGCATCTTCGCGAAGCTCAACATCACCGCGCGCACCCAGGCCGCCGTCCACGCGATCAAGACCGGGCTCGCCTAAGAGCCGCTTGGCCGCGTTTCCCTTAGGACCCAAGGCCTCGTTAGAGAGGACCACGGTCCGCGGTACCGACAAGTGTGGACTCGTACGTCGTGGAACCGCAGTCTCTTTTCGTTCCATATTTGAGCGACGTGCTGGCGCGCGCGGAACTGCGGGTCGTTCGGGTCGCGCCGACCCTTGACGTCGACGACATCCGGGCGACCCATCCTGAAGCGCTGTTCGTCGACACCGACTTCCTGGAGATCGATCCAGCCGACGCGGTGAGCGCGATGCGCGCCGCCGCGCCCCGCGCGTTCATCTGCGCGTACACCGAGGGCGAGGGCCCCCGCGCCGACCGGCTCCGTTTCGCCGGCGCGAACTGCGTCGTCTCGAAGCGCTCCGGGGCGCGCGAGATCACCGCCGCGCTGCGCTCCGCGCTCGCCACCGCCTCCTGACCGCGCCCGTGATCACTGCAGCATCCACGGCTCCGGGGCCGGGCGCCGGCGGCCGCCGACGTAGAGGTAGCGGCCCCTGCGGGTCGCGCGCGGCGGCGCGGTCAGCCGCGCCTCGTCGCGCTCTAGCGTGAACGTGATCCCGCCCGCCGCGCGGTAGCGCAGCCGCGCTCCGCCCGGGTCGAGGACGACCTCACGGTGCAGCGCGTTCTCGATGCGCAGCTCGGTCAGGCGCACCGCGGCAAAGCCCCCGTGCTGCTGTGGCGGGACGAGCGCCCAGCCGTGCACCGAGCTCAGGCTGAAGTACGGCCGCAGGATCCCGGCCAGCCGCAGCTCGCTCCCGCTGGAGCCGACCGCGACGGTCAGAAGGCACGGCTTCTCGGCCCATTCCGAGAGGATGCGCTGAAATGCACCGAGTCGCAAAACCCACGAACCCTTTCTTGCGACGAGGCGGAAGCGAAGCAGGTACGGCGGTCGGTACCCGGTTCTCCTGGTGAAAATCGGCGTCCCGTGACAACCTGTGGATGACGTGGACTAGTGGGTTCACCCTTGTGAACCCTCGCGTTCGGGCTTCGCCCGATCCGCGCGTCGTCGTTTGTCGGGCGGAAGCCCGACAAACTCCTAGCCGGACGGTCGAAGCCGCGCAGAGGGCGAAACGATGAGGCTCATGGCGGTCCAGACGGCGGAGCTGCGCGAGGCCCTCGAGCGCTGGTTCGGGTTTCCCAGCTTCCGACCGTCCCAAGAGGCGATCGTGCGCGACGTGCTTGCGGGGCGCGACGTCTTCGCGCTGCTCCCGACCGGCGGCGGCAAATCGCTGTGCTATCAGCTCCCGGCCGTGCTGACCGAGGGCTTGACGGTCGTGATCTCGCCGCTGATCGCGCTGATGAAGGACCAGGTCGACGCGCTCGAGACCGCCGGGATCCCGGCGACCGCGCTCAACTCTTCGCTCGAATGGTCCGAGCTGCGGCGCCGCGTCGACGGTTTCGAGCGCGGCGAGTACAAGCTGCTCTACGTCGCCCCCGAGCGCTTGACGCTGCCCGGATTCAGCGAGGACTTGCGGCGCTGGGGCGTCGCGCGCTTCGTCGTCGACGAGGCGCACTGCATCAGCGAGTGGGGCCATGACTTTCGCCCGGAGTACCGCCGCATCGCGCCGCTCCGCGAACGCTTTCCCGACGTTCCGTTCTGCGCGTTCACGGCGACCGCGACCGCGCGCGTTCGCGACGACGTCGTCGCACAGCTCGGCTTGCGGCGGCCGGCCGTCCACGTCGCCTCGTTCGACCGCGCGAACTTGACCTATCGCGTGCTGCACGCGCCGCGCA comes from the Candidatus Eremiobacterota bacterium genome and includes:
- a CDS encoding response regulator transcription factor — encoded protein: MSDVLARAELRVVRVAPTLDVDDIRATHPEALFVDTDFLEIDPADAVSAMRAAAPRAFICAYTEGEGPRADRLRFAGANCVVSKRSGAREITAALRSALATAS